A stretch of the Notamacropus eugenii isolate mMacEug1 chromosome 2, mMacEug1.pri_v2, whole genome shotgun sequence genome encodes the following:
- the LOC140528512 gene encoding uncharacterized protein isoform X1 gives MVNSCCGSVCSERSCGQEACEEACCAPSCCRPSCCPSVCCQPTCCQTTCCRPTCCRPTCCVTSCCQPCCRPSCCRPVCCQTTCCRTTCCRPSCCLSSCCRPRCCQSVCCQPTCCRPSCCQSSCCSPCCCQTTCCRPTCCRPSCCVSSCCQPCCRPSCCVSSCCQPCCRPSCCVSSCCRPCCRPSCCVSSCCRPCCRPTCCQTTCCRTTCCRPACCGSSCC, from the coding sequence ATGGTCAACTCCTGTTGTGGCTCCGTGTGCTCTGAGCGCAGCTGTGGCCAGGAAGCCTGTGAGGAGGCATGCTGCGCCCCCAGCTGCTGCAGACCCAGCTGCTGCCCCTCTGTGTGCTGCCAGCCAACGTGCTGCCAAACGACTTGTTGCCGCCCAACTTGCTGCCGCccaacttgctgtgtgaccagctgctgccagccctgctgccgccccagctgctgtCGTCCCGTCTGCTGCCAGACGACTTGCTGCAGAACCACGtgctgccgccccagctgctgtCTGTCCAGCTGCTGCAGACCAAGGTGCTGCCAGTCCGTTTGCTGCCAACCCACCTGCTGCCGCCCTTCCTGCTGCCAGTCTAGTTGCTGCTCACCTTGCTGCTGCCAAACCACTTGCTGCCGCCCAACttgctgccgccccagctgctgtgtgtccagctgctgccagccctgctgccgccccagctgctgtgtgtccagctgctgccagccctgctgccgccccagctgctgtgtgtccagctgctgccggccctgctgccgccccagctgctgtgTGTCCAGCTGCTGCCGGCCCTGCTGCCGCCCCACATGCTGCCAGACCACCTGCTGCAGGACCACCTGCTGCCGCCCAGCCTGCTGTGGCTCCTCCTGCTGCTGA
- the LOC140528512 gene encoding uncharacterized protein isoform X2: MVNSCCGSVCSERSCGQEACEEACCAPSCCRPSCCPSVCCQPTCCQTTCCRPTCCRPTCCVTSCCQPCCRPSCCRPVCCQTTCCRTTCCRPSCCLSSCCRPRCCQSVCCQPTCCRPSCCQSSCCSPCCCQTTCCRPTCCRPSCCVSSCCQPCCRPSCCVTTCCRPACCGSSCC; this comes from the exons ATGGTCAACTCCTGTTGTGGCTCCGTGTGCTCTGAGCGCAGCTGTGGCCAGGAAGCCTGTGAGGAGGCATGCTGCGCCCCCAGCTGCTGCAGACCCAGCTGCTGCCCCTCTGTGTGCTGCCAGCCAACGTGCTGCCAAACGACTTGTTGCCGCCCAACTTGCTGCCGCccaacttgctgtgtgaccagctgctgccagccctgctgccgccccagctgctgtCGTCCCGTCTGCTGCCAGACGACTTGCTGCAGAACCACGtgctgccgccccagctgctgtCTGTCCAGCTGCTGCAGACCAAGGTGCTGCCAGTCCGTTTGCTGCCAACCCACCTGCTGCCGCCCTTCCTGCTGCCAGTCTAGTTGCTGCTCACCTTGCTGCTGCCAAACCACTTGCTGCCGCCCAACttgctgccgccccagctgctgtgtgtccagctgctgccagccctgctgccgccccagctgctgtgt GACCACCTGCTGCCGCCCAGCCTGCTGTGGCTCCTCCTGCTGCTGA